The Lachnospiraceae bacterium genome includes the window CAGGGGACAAAGGTGGATCCAGAACGGGATATCGTGGAATTCAGAGGAAAAAAGCTGCAGGAGGTGCAGCAGTCGGTGACGGTGATGCTGCATAAGCCGGCGGGATATGTGACTACCAGCCATGATCAATTTGGAAGGCCGGATGTGTGCCAGCTGGTGCAGATGCCGGGAATTCGCTTATATCCCGTGGGACGGCTGGATTATCAGACGACGGGGCTTTTGCTTTTGACAAATGACGGAGATCTGGCATACCGCCTCACACATCCGGGGCACGGAGTACCAAAGGTGTACCATGCGCTTGTGCAGGGGGAGATTGATGGGCAGGCGCTGCGCAAGATGGAGGCAGGAATTGTGCTGAAGGATGGCTATAAAACGGCTAAGGCGAAGGCACGCTTATTATCAAGGGCCGGGAGCAATAGCCGGATTGAGATTACGATTTACGAAGGAAAGAATCATCAGGTGAGGCAAATGGCGAAGGCGGTAGGGCATCCGGTGCTGCGGCTCATGCGGGTGCAGGAGGGAGCGCTGGAGCTGGGAGATCTGGAAGAGGGCCGCTATCGTATTTTGACGGCCGCAGAAGTCAAGATGTTGAAAAGTCTGAAATAAGATGGACGAAAAGGAAAATCCTGCAAAAAATGAGGATTTGGCTTGAAAAACGAAGGAAAAGCGCTATAATATGAAGTGCAAAAAACATATTTCAAGGATGGACAATACCATGAAGACGAAGCAGGATGATGTTTTAATTAGAATTCACGATGGCTATCCCAAGATGAGTAAGGGGCAGAAGCTATTGGCTGATTATATTACGGATCATTATGATAAAGCCGTATATCTGACGGCGGCCAAGCTAGGGACGGTAGTAGGCGTATCGGAGTCGACAGTGGTGCGCTTTGCCGGCGAGCTGGGATATGACGGTTATCCGGGGCTGCAGAGAGCGCTGGAGGATATGATTCGGATCCGCCTTACGGCGCTGCAGCGGATGGAGGTCACGCGGAGCCGGATGGATGAAGATCATATTGTTTCCTCTATTTTGCAGGCAGATATTGAAAATATTAAGGAGACGCTGGACGTCGTAGAAGAAAGTACCTTTAAGGAAGCAGTTGATACGATCCTGCGCGCTAAATCCGTCTATATTCTGGGGGTGCGCAGCAGCGCGCCGCTGGCAAGCTTTTTGGGATACTATATGAATCTGGTGTTTGACAATGTAAAGCTGATTCATACCAACAGCATCAGCGAGACGTTTGAACAGATGCTGAGTATCGGGCCTGCGGACGTGCTGATTGGTATTAGCTTCCCCAGATATTCTAAAAGAACAGTAAAGGCAATGGATTTTGCCAAGGCCAGAGGGGCCAGCGTGATTGCCATTACTGACAGTGACCAGTCGCCGATTGCGACCAGTGCAGAATGTGTTTTAAAGGCTCACAGCAATATGATTTCTTTTGTAGATTCTATGGTAGGCCCGCTGAGTCTTTTAAATGCGCTGGTAGTGGCACTGAGTATGAACCGGCAGGCAGAAGTAAAGAAAAATTTAGAAAGCCTGGAACGCATTTGGCAGGAATATGATGTGTACGAAAGCGCGGGAGAAGAGAGTAAAACATTTGGAAAGCTGCTTTCATGATGTATGATGTAGTTGTGGTAGGGGCCGGCGCTGCCGGGCTGATTGCCGCCGGTAAGGCGGCAGAGGCTGGAGCCCGGACCCTTTTATTGGAAAAAAATGAAAAGGTTGGGCGCAAAATTGGAATTACAGGTAAGGGGCGCTGCAATGTAACCAATGCATGCGACCAGCGTGCATTTATGGAAAATATTGTGACGAATGCACGCTTTCTGTATTCAGCCTGCGCCCATTTTACGGCGCAGGACACGATGCAGCTCTTGGAGGCGCATCGTGTGCCGCTTAAAATAGAGCGGGGACAGCGGGTATTTCCTGTATCGGATCGGGCCTTTGATATCATTGATGGTTTGCTGCGCTATGTAAAAAAAGCCGGCGCAGTGCTGCGGACGCAGCAGCCGGTGCAGCGTATCAGGAGGCAGCAGCAGGGATTTATTGTACAAACAAGCAGCGCTGCATTTGAGACGAGGGCCGTGGTCCTTTGCACAGGGGGACTTAGCTATTCGTCCACCGGATCCTCGGGCGATGGGCACCGCATGGCGGCAGGGCTTGGACTAGAGCTTGTTCCCGGCGTGCCGGGCTTGATTCCTTTGACAGTGAAGGAGAGCTGGTGCCGGGATTTGATGGGGGTTTCGCTTAAAAATGCGGCGATTCGGATTACGCAGGGGCCGGAAGGGAAGGCGGTGTATGAGGATTTTGGAGAGATGCTGTTTACTCATTTTGGGGTAAGCGGGCCGATTGTTCTGAGTGCATCCAGCCGTGTGCAGGCCTATCTGCGAAAGAAAAAGCAGACCTTTGAAGAGGCGGAGCTTTGGCTGCATATCGATCTGAAGAGCGCGCTGACAGCGCAGGAGCTGGATCAGCGGCTTTTGAGGGATTTTGAAAAGTACCGGACCAGAAATTTTCAAAATGCGCTGACAGATTTGCTGCCGCGTAAGATGATTCCGGTGATGGTGAAGCTTTCGGGCATCGAGGCCGCACAAAAGGTGAGCGACCTTACGAGAGAGCAGAGGCAAACGCTGGGAAGGCTGCTGAAGGATTTGCGGCTTTCGATCAGCGGGACGCGGCCGCTGGAAGAGGCGATTGTGACGATGGGCGGCATTGCTGTGCAGGAGCTGGCACCGGCAACGATGATGCTTAAGAAGCTGCCGGGGCTTTTTGCGGCAGGAGAGCTGCTGGATGTGGATGCGCTCACAGGCGGATTTAATCTGCAGCTGGCTTTTTCGACGGGAGCGGCGGCCGGCATAGGGGCTGCAGAATTTGCAAGAGAGAAGGAGAGAGAATATGCTGAATGTGGCGATTGACGGACCGAGCGGAGCCGGTAAAAGTACGGTGGCTAAAGCAGCGGCGCAGAAAATGGGGCTGCACTATGTGGATACGGGTGCTTTGTACCGGGCGGTCGGATATGTGCTGGCGCAAAAAGGAATGGATCTGGAAAGCGCTGAGCAGGTGGAGCAGCAGCTGCCGCTTTTAGAGGTGCGCCTTTATTATGAGGAGGACGGACAGCATGTGGCGGTTAATGGATGTGATGTGACGCCTTTTTTGCGCACGGCGGAGGCAGGAGATGGCGGAAGCAAGGTGGCGGTGCACAGAGCTGTACGGGAAAAGCTGCTGGGGATTCAGAGGCAGGCGGCGCAGGAGTATGATGTGATTATGGATGGACGCGATATCGGTACGCATGTGCTGCCGCAGGCGAATCTGAAAATTTTTATTACGGCTTCAGCTGAGGAGAGAGGCCGCAGGCGCTATTGCGAGCTGCAGGAAAACGGGACGCTCAGCGTAGGTCTGGAGCAGATTATCCAGGAGATTGCAGAGCGGGATGAGCGGGATACTAAAAGGGAGATTGCGCCGCTTAGACAAGCTGAGGATGCCCTGCTGCTGGATACAACCCATATGCCGCTGCAGGAAGTGGTCGATACGGTGTGCCGCCTGATCAGCGAGGCGACGCAGTGAAAATTACAATTGCAAAGACAGCAGGCTTTTGCTTTGGAGTCCGCAATGCCATCCGTGTGGCACAGGAGGAGGCTGAGAAAAGGAAGAGGCCGGTCTATACGTATGGTCCGCTGATTCATAATCGGGACGTGATTGGCAAATTGGAAGAGCAGCAGATTTTTGCCCTGCAGGATCCGGCAGAGCTAAAAGCAGGCGATGCAGTCATCATCCGTGCGCATGGCGTGGGGGAAGCGGTTTACCAGATGCTGGAAGAGAGGTCGGTTCAGATCATAGATGCAACATGCCCCTATGTTAAAAAAATTCATGATATCGTGCGGCAGCAGGGAGAAAAGGGAGATCAGGTGATCATTTTAGGAGATCCGCAGCACCCGGAGGTGCAGGGAATCGAGGGATGGTGCCTGCAAAAACCGTATATTTATCAAACAGAAGAAGAAATTGTTGCCGGCGCGCCGCCTAAAGGGGTGCGGTACACGCTTGTGGCCCAAACGACATTTGATCAATATAAATTTAGAAAAATTGTTGAGTTTCTTGACAAGATGGAGTATAATCTATATGTGTGCCCTACAATATGCACAGCGACGGCCCAACATCAGACGGAAGCGCTTGAGTTAGCGAAATCGAGTGATGCGGTGATTGTCATTGGCGGGAAGCATAGTTCGAATACCCGCAAACTATACAACCTTTGTCTATCTGAGTGCGCGAGCACGTATTATGTGGAAAATGCAGAGGAATTGTCTAGCGTGAGATTAAAGCCGGATGCTTTGGCTGTAGGGATAACAGCCGGAGCTTCAACGCCGGATTATATTATTCAGGAGGTAGTAAGTAAGATGAGCGAGAGCAACATTTTCGAAGAAATGCTAAACGAAAGTTTTAAAGAAATTCATTCCCGTGATATCGTGTCCGGTACGGTAGCGCAGGTAACGGATAATGAGATCGTGTTTAATATTGGGTATAAGTGCGATGGAACTATGACAAAGGCTGAATTTGGCGGCAGTGATGCACCTCTGACCGAGCAGGTTCAGGTGGGAGATACCATGGAGGTCATGGTCGTGAAGGTGGGCGACAGTGAAGTGACGCTTAGCCGCCGCCGTCTGGTACAGGATCTTGCCTATGCTGAGCTGGAAAGCGCAATGGAGAATAAAGAAATTTTAACCGGTATCGTAACAGAGACATTGGAAAACGGCGTCATTGTGCGTCATGGCGATGTCAAGGTCTTTATTCCGTCTTCTTTGTGCGATGTGCGCCGGATTGACGTAAAGACGCTTTTAAATCAGGAGATTGAGTACCGCATTATTCGTCTGCAGCGTAAGCGCGGGCGTGTTATGGGCGACCGCCGCAGCGTAATTGCGGAAAAAAGAGCAGCGCTTCGTGAAGAGACCGTGCAAAAGCTGGTAGAGGGCGCTCATTTAATGGGGACGGTAAAAAATATTACCAATTACTGTGCGTTTGTTGATTTAGGCGGAATTGACGGTATGCTGCATGTTTCAGAAATGGGCTGGGCAACGGTGCGCAATCCTAACCGGTATGTAAAGACGGACGAGCAGATCGAGGTTATGGTGAAATCCTATGATCCGGAGACGCAGCGCATTTCCTTAACAACTAAATTCCCGGAGACAAATCCGTGGCAGGATGCAGCTGAAAAATATGCGGTTGGCAATATTGTAGCCGGCAAGGTGGTCCGTTTCGCTGATTTTGGCGCCTTTGTTGAACTGCAGAAAGGGATTGATGCACTGATACATATCTCTCATCTTTCCCGCAAGTTTGTTAAGCATCCGTCAGAAGTGCTTACCATTGGACAGGAGATCGAAGCAAAGGTAATTGATTTTGATGAAGAGGCAAAAAGAATCAGCCTCAGCATGAGAGAGCTGGAGCCGGAAGAGCCGGAGACGGAAGAAGAGATCGTAGAAGAAGAGACGGAGACAACTGAGGAAGAATAAACGGCCATCAAGGCTGAGGAGAAAGGGCTGTTGCATACACAACGGCCCTTTTGTTTTCTATAAGATAAGGAGACGGCTGTGCGGACGATTGAATCGGAGCTGAATCTGACAGCGCAGGAGAGAGAGGATGCTTTGGCCAGATGGATGCTGCTGGGTAAACCGGAGACGGTGTTATTTCTGGACATTGAAACAACGGGCTTTTCAAGACTGTATGACAGCGTTTATTTGGTGGGAATGGTGTGTTATGAAAAGGGCTGCTTTGTGGCTAAGCAGTTTTTGGCAGGCGGTCTTTCGGAGGAAGCAGAGCTCTTGCAGAGGGCGCTAGCGGAGATCAGACGGTTTCCCATCTGTGTGACCTATAATGGGGAAATGTTCGATCTGCCTTTTTTGGAAGAGAGAGCAAAACGGCTTCGGGTCTGGAGCACAGAGGATGCACAATTTGCAGCGCAAAGACACTCGGTGGATTTGCTCCGGCTGTATCGGCGGCATCAAGCTTTTTTTGGATGGAGCAATATGAAGCTGAAAACGGTGGAGCGGTTTTTGGGCGCCAGTCGCGAGGATCCCTTTGACGGTGGTCAGCTCATTGAGGTGTTCTATGAATATGCCCGTACAGAGGATGAACGGCTTGCAATGGTTTTGCTGCTTCATAATTATGAGGATGTATGCAATCTGCCGCACTTGCTTTTGGTGCAGCAGTTTATGCAGATGTTAAAAAACGGCCGGATCGAGCAGATTACATATGAACAGGGCCGGCTGCAGATTGCATGGGACAGGCCGTTTGTGTTAAGCCATTGTGCGGAAATAGCCTTAAACGCTAAAAAGAAAAAGGATGCGTCATATCCAAGGGCTCGGTTTAGCTTTGAGGCAGGGAGTGCCGTGTGTGAGATTGATCTGCCTTCTTGTGAAGAGCCGGTTTATTATTATTTGCCGAATGCAAAGGATTATTATTTTATACCGGCACAGGGGGAAATCGTGCACAAGACCCTGGCCTATGATGTGCCTGCCGGCGAAAGGCGGAAAGCGAAGCCGGCTGAATGTGTTCTGCGGGGACAAGGCAGTTTTGTACAGGCGCTTCCGGCCCCTGCCGGTCTGCGCACCTATCGGAAGGCATATAAAGGCGCGGAGGTGTATGTGGAGATGACGGAGCTACAAGAATGGCTGAAGACGGCAGAACCGGAGGCGGCGCAGGCCTGGGGTCGGCAGTTTTTTGAGCTGCTGTAGGCGGCGCAGGAGGAGAGATATATGGAGACAGGAAGACATAATTTGCGGCCTGCTTATAAGGAAGAGGGCCGGAAGGAAGCGGAGCGGCAGCGCAGAATTATTGAGCAGCTAAAGGAAAGAGCAGATAAGCCGCGGACTTATTTTGTGGTGACAATGGGCTGCCAGATGAATGCACGGGACTCAGAGAAATTGATTGGGATTTTGGAGGAGATCGGGTGCCGGCCTAGTGAAAAGGAGGAGCAGGCGGATCTGGTGGTTTATAATACCTGCTGCGTGCGGGAGAACGCGGAGCAGAAGGTGTACGGACGGCTTGGCTATCTGAAAAGCTTTAAGAAAAAAAATCCTCATATGAAAATTGCGCTGTGCGGCTGTATGATGCAGGAAGAGCTGGTACTGGAAAAGCTTAAAAAATCCTATCCGCAGGTGGACTTGATTTTCGGTACGTATAATATCTATAAATTCCCCGAGCTGCTGCAGGCGCTGCTGGATGGCGGCGGCCAGATGATTGACATCTGGCAGGAGCAGCAGGAAATCGTAGAGGATCTGCCCTCAATTCGCAAGCACCGATTCAAAGCGTCGGTGAATATTATGTATGGCTGCAATAATTTCTGTACGTATTGTATCGTGCCCTATGTCAGAGGCCGGGAGCGGAGCCGGAAGCCAGAAAATATTTTAGCGGAAATTGAGAGCCTGGCGCAGGATGGCGTGAAGGAAATTCAGCTTTTGGGGCAGAATGTGAATTCATATGGCAAGAATCTGGCGGAGCCAATCAGCTTTGCCAGGCTGCTGGAGATGGTCAATGAAATCGAGGGAATTGAACGCATTCGGTTTATGACGTCGCATCCGAAGGATTTGTCGCAGGAGCTGATTGATGCGATGGCCAAGCTGGATAAGGTGTGTCCGCATTTTCATTTGCCGCTGCAGTCAGGAAGTGATCGGCTTCTGAAGGAAATGAACCGGCATTATGATCAGGCAAAATATCTGGATATTGTGAAACGGCTGAAGAAGGCTGTGCCAGAAATTGCGATTACGACAGATATCATTGTCGGATTCCCGGGAGAGACGCGGGAGGATTTTCTGGAGACGGTCAAGGTGGCGGAAGAGGTGCGCTTTGATGGTGCTTTTACCTTTATCTACTCTAAAAGAGAGGGCACGCCGGCAGCGCGGATGCCGCAGGTGGATCCGGAGGAGGCTAAGGAGAATTTTGATCAGCTGCTGGAAGTGCTGGAAAGGGTTGCCTATACAGACCGGCAAACCTGGGTTGGACGCCGCGTGAAGGTGCTGGCAGAGGATGTGAGCAAAAATGATGCGCGTATGCTGTCGGGGAGAGATGAGCATAATCATTTGGTGCATTTTGTCGCAGACCAGAAGCAGCTTGGAAAGACGCTGCCGGTGATCATTACGGAGGCATCCGCATTTTATATGACAGGAAGGGTAGAGACCGAGAAATGATCCTAAAACGATCAAAGTGAATCAAATTGATCGATAGGAGAAAAGAGAGGGAAATACGTGAGTAAATTGACGCCGATGATGGAGCAGTATCAGGAGGTGAAGAAAAATAATCCGGACTGCCTGTTGTTTTTTCGATTGGGCGATTTTTATGAAATGTTTTTTGAAGACGCCATCGTGACATCCCGGGAACTGGAGCTGACGCTGACAGGGCGCAGCTGCGGACAGGAGGAGCGGGCGCCCATGTGCGGCGTGCCGTATCATTCTGCGGAAACCTATATTCAGCGTTTGGTGCAGAAGGGATATAAGGTGGCCATTTGTGAACAGATGGAGGATCCCAGACTGGCGAAGGGTCTGGTGAAGCGCGAGATTACCCGCATTGTCACGCCGGGCACCACGATGAATGCGGATACGATTGGAGAAAATAATAACTATATTATGTCGGTCAACCGAATTGCCGATGCCATCGGACTGGCGGTGGCAGATATCACAACGGGTGAATTCTTAGTCACAGAATTTAGCGAGGAAGAAAAGCTGTGGGATGAGGTCGCCAAGTTTCAGCCCTCGGAGCTGCTCGTAAATGAAGAGATTCAGAATATGCAGAGTCTGGATCTGGATAGGATGAAGGAGCGGCTTTCACTGTTTGTGAATGCCTATGCGCCTTATCATTATCAGTATCCGCGGTGCAAAGAGGAGGTTTTGCATCAGTTCGGCGTCCTGCAGCTGGAGGGGCTGGGCCTTGACGGCATGGAGCTTGGCGTTACGGCAGCCGGCGCATTGCTGGAATATCTGACGGAAACGCAAAAAAGAGAGCTCAGCCATATCAATCAGGTTAAGACGTATTCAGTGCAGGAATATATGATTTTAGATATGGCGACAAGACGCAATCTGGAGCTTACAGAAACGCTGCGCGATAAAAGCAG containing:
- a CDS encoding rRNA pseudouridine synthase, which codes for MERLQKYMAQCGCGSRRKCEEWIAAGMVRVNGRTVTEQGTKVDPERDIVEFRGKKLQEVQQSVTVMLHKPAGYVTTSHDQFGRPDVCQLVQMPGIRLYPVGRLDYQTTGLLLLTNDGDLAYRLTHPGHGVPKVYHALVQGEIDGQALRKMEAGIVLKDGYKTAKAKARLLSRAGSNSRIEITIYEGKNHQVRQMAKAVGHPVLRLMRVQEGALELGDLEEGRYRILTAAEVKMLKSLK
- a CDS encoding MurR/RpiR family transcriptional regulator — encoded protein: MDNTMKTKQDDVLIRIHDGYPKMSKGQKLLADYITDHYDKAVYLTAAKLGTVVGVSESTVVRFAGELGYDGYPGLQRALEDMIRIRLTALQRMEVTRSRMDEDHIVSSILQADIENIKETLDVVEESTFKEAVDTILRAKSVYILGVRSSAPLASFLGYYMNLVFDNVKLIHTNSISETFEQMLSIGPADVLIGISFPRYSKRTVKAMDFAKARGASVIAITDSDQSPIATSAECVLKAHSNMISFVDSMVGPLSLLNALVVALSMNRQAEVKKNLESLERIWQEYDVYESAGEESKTFGKLLS
- a CDS encoding NAD(P)/FAD-dependent oxidoreductase, coding for MMYDVVVVGAGAAGLIAAGKAAEAGARTLLLEKNEKVGRKIGITGKGRCNVTNACDQRAFMENIVTNARFLYSACAHFTAQDTMQLLEAHRVPLKIERGQRVFPVSDRAFDIIDGLLRYVKKAGAVLRTQQPVQRIRRQQQGFIVQTSSAAFETRAVVLCTGGLSYSSTGSSGDGHRMAAGLGLELVPGVPGLIPLTVKESWCRDLMGVSLKNAAIRITQGPEGKAVYEDFGEMLFTHFGVSGPIVLSASSRVQAYLRKKKQTFEEAELWLHIDLKSALTAQELDQRLLRDFEKYRTRNFQNALTDLLPRKMIPVMVKLSGIEAAQKVSDLTREQRQTLGRLLKDLRLSISGTRPLEEAIVTMGGIAVQELAPATMMLKKLPGLFAAGELLDVDALTGGFNLQLAFSTGAAAGIGAAEFAREKEREYAECGD
- a CDS encoding (d)CMP kinase — translated: MLNVAIDGPSGAGKSTVAKAAAQKMGLHYVDTGALYRAVGYVLAQKGMDLESAEQVEQQLPLLEVRLYYEEDGQHVAVNGCDVTPFLRTAEAGDGGSKVAVHRAVREKLLGIQRQAAQEYDVIMDGRDIGTHVLPQANLKIFITASAEERGRRRYCELQENGTLSVGLEQIIQEIAERDERDTKREIAPLRQAEDALLLDTTHMPLQEVVDTVCRLISEATQ
- a CDS encoding bifunctional 4-hydroxy-3-methylbut-2-enyl diphosphate reductase/30S ribosomal protein S1, with the protein product MKITIAKTAGFCFGVRNAIRVAQEEAEKRKRPVYTYGPLIHNRDVIGKLEEQQIFALQDPAELKAGDAVIIRAHGVGEAVYQMLEERSVQIIDATCPYVKKIHDIVRQQGEKGDQVIILGDPQHPEVQGIEGWCLQKPYIYQTEEEIVAGAPPKGVRYTLVAQTTFDQYKFRKIVEFLDKMEYNLYVCPTICTATAQHQTEALELAKSSDAVIVIGGKHSSNTRKLYNLCLSECASTYYVENAEELSSVRLKPDALAVGITAGASTPDYIIQEVVSKMSESNIFEEMLNESFKEIHSRDIVSGTVAQVTDNEIVFNIGYKCDGTMTKAEFGGSDAPLTEQVQVGDTMEVMVVKVGDSEVTLSRRRLVQDLAYAELESAMENKEILTGIVTETLENGVIVRHGDVKVFIPSSLCDVRRIDVKTLLNQEIEYRIIRLQRKRGRVMGDRRSVIAEKRAALREETVQKLVEGAHLMGTVKNITNYCAFVDLGGIDGMLHVSEMGWATVRNPNRYVKTDEQIEVMVKSYDPETQRISLTTKFPETNPWQDAAEKYAVGNIVAGKVVRFADFGAFVELQKGIDALIHISHLSRKFVKHPSEVLTIGQEIEAKVIDFDEEAKRISLSMRELEPEEPETEEEIVEEETETTEEE
- a CDS encoding ribonuclease H-like domain-containing protein, which codes for MRTIESELNLTAQEREDALARWMLLGKPETVLFLDIETTGFSRLYDSVYLVGMVCYEKGCFVAKQFLAGGLSEEAELLQRALAEIRRFPICVTYNGEMFDLPFLEERAKRLRVWSTEDAQFAAQRHSVDLLRLYRRHQAFFGWSNMKLKTVERFLGASREDPFDGGQLIEVFYEYARTEDERLAMVLLLHNYEDVCNLPHLLLVQQFMQMLKNGRIEQITYEQGRLQIAWDRPFVLSHCAEIALNAKKKKDASYPRARFSFEAGSAVCEIDLPSCEEPVYYYLPNAKDYYFIPAQGEIVHKTLAYDVPAGERRKAKPAECVLRGQGSFVQALPAPAGLRTYRKAYKGAEVYVEMTELQEWLKTAEPEAAQAWGRQFFELL
- the miaB gene encoding tRNA (N6-isopentenyl adenosine(37)-C2)-methylthiotransferase MiaB, which gives rise to METGRHNLRPAYKEEGRKEAERQRRIIEQLKERADKPRTYFVVTMGCQMNARDSEKLIGILEEIGCRPSEKEEQADLVVYNTCCVRENAEQKVYGRLGYLKSFKKKNPHMKIALCGCMMQEELVLEKLKKSYPQVDLIFGTYNIYKFPELLQALLDGGGQMIDIWQEQQEIVEDLPSIRKHRFKASVNIMYGCNNFCTYCIVPYVRGRERSRKPENILAEIESLAQDGVKEIQLLGQNVNSYGKNLAEPISFARLLEMVNEIEGIERIRFMTSHPKDLSQELIDAMAKLDKVCPHFHLPLQSGSDRLLKEMNRHYDQAKYLDIVKRLKKAVPEIAITTDIIVGFPGETREDFLETVKVAEEVRFDGAFTFIYSKREGTPAARMPQVDPEEAKENFDQLLEVLERVAYTDRQTWVGRRVKVLAEDVSKNDARMLSGRDEHNHLVHFVADQKQLGKTLPVIITEASAFYMTGRVETEK